GACGGCGGCTAAAGCCGCACGGGTCGCTTTTCATCCCTGCTTTAAAAAGTCAGGGCTTTCAAGCTCCCGATTCATGCCGGTAAAGCCAGCTATGCCAGCGATTTGTATGCTTTGGGCGTGACCTGCGTTCGCCTGCTAACGGATATGCCGCCTTTTGACTTGTTCGACAGCAACGAGGATACTTGGGTTTGGCAGGATTATTTGGTGGACAATCACATTAGCGAGTCTTTGGGCTACGTTCTCGATAAAATGCTGGCAAGGGCTCTTAGCCAACGCTACACCAGCGCCCAACAGATTTTAGACGAGCTCAACCGTCATTCTCCCACGCGATCGTCGTCAGTGAATAGTGAGAGGAGCAATGCTTCTGCCTCAGCAGCGTCGGTATCCGACCCCATTGAACCAACCATCTTGCAACTACAACCAACGCCGCGTCTGAAAATCACTTATTTGCTCTGGGCTGTGGGGTTGATTGCTGGTAACGTAGCCAATCCCCTGCGCGGTTTGCATCGTTTCTACAACGGTAAATTCGTGACGGGATTCCTGTGGATGTTGCCTTTGGTGGGAGATATTGGCACGATCTTGGATTTGTTTTTGATTCCATCGCTGGTGCAAGAATATGAAAGTCGCACCAAAGCCAAATACGGTTTGTCACCCCGAGGGGTTCCCCTAGAATCTTCTCCCGCCATCACGGAAACGATGACTTCTCCCACACACGAGGATTTAAAGCTCAAGGTATTGCAAACAGCTAGAGACAAAGGGGGTGTCGTTTCTGTTGAACAACTGGCGGTGGATACGCAAATTGCTGTCCAGGATGTGGAGATGCTCTTGCGAGAGTTGGAAATGGAAGGTTTGGCTGAGGTGAACAGCGACGAAACGGGTACGTTGGTGTATTGGTTTCACGATGTTTAGAGAGTGTCAACAGTAGCCATTTTCGGCTAAAAATTCTGGGGTTAGGTCTTCTCTAGCAGCAGTATGGGGAGATGTGGAGTTGGGTTGTACGTGTTGGCGCAGGAGTTTTTCGGCGTATTTGCCGAGGAGGTCAGTTTCTAAATTAACCAAACTTCCCGGTCGGAGGTGGCATAGGTTGGTGTGGTGGTAAGTATGGGGGATGACAGCGACGCGAAACCAATTGCCCCCATCGTCGCAGTCCGATATGGTTAAACTAATGCCGTTAATCGCTATACTACCTTTGGATACGATATAGGGAGCGATGTGTTTTTGCCAGGTTTGTATGTGGTCGGGGGCTGGTCCAAACACTATTTCCCAAGCAGTGGCGGTTTCCACCACAGTTTCCAAACCACCCATGCCATCGACGTGGCCGGAAACGAAATGGCCGCCGAGTTTGCTGCCGACACGCAAGGCGGATTCTAGGTTAACGGGTTGGCCGGAAGCGTTGCCCAAAGTGCTGCGGCGGAGAGTTTCTGGGGAGACGCTGGCGATAAAGCCCGATGGTAGAATTTTTTCTACGGTGAGGCAAATGCCATCTACAGCAATGCTATCGCCAATAGCTAAATCTTCGGCGATCGCGGCGGGGGCATGGACGGCTTCCCACGAAATTTCTAGGCGATCGCTGCCGATTGCATTGATGGTCCCTACAGTTTGTATAATTCCGGTAAACACAGCCAACTCCTTGTTTGCAAACACCAGCTGACAAAAATCCCCGTCAGGTAGGGGGAACCACCAAAAATCTAGCACAGCAGCGATATAGATGGACCAAGCAGCATGGCACTCGGTTGGCTATTCACTCCGATCGAGATGGCTATAAAATAAAATAGAGAATACTGTGGGGACTGTTCTAGGTTGGTTCGTTGGGTGCTGTAGCTTGACGACAGCAAAGGTTCCCGATGGAACGGTTAAAACCCGCATCCTATATAGGAAAAGCCCTATTGTATTTCCTAGAATTAGAGGTAGCTTCCCATCGACCCTTCATGCTTTTCCTTGGAACGAAGCGTGCTTTTGCCGATGTTTTCACGAGGCTGAACCCATGATTGAAATGAAAGTTGCTGGTATTGCTCTAGATGCAGCTACCAGGAGTCCCATTGTACTGCTCAAAGATAATTCCGAACGCCGCGCCTTGCCGATCTATATCGGTCAAGACCAAGCTAGAGCCATTATTGGTGCGATTGAAAACCAAAAACCACCGCGTCCGCTAACCCACGACCTCATGGCCA
This window of the Geitlerinema sp. PCC 9228 genome carries:
- a CDS encoding TM2 domain-containing protein, producing MTCVRLLTDMPPFDLFDSNEDTWVWQDYLVDNHISESLGYVLDKMLARALSQRYTSAQQILDELNRHSPTRSSSVNSERSNASASAASVSDPIEPTILQLQPTPRLKITYLLWAVGLIAGNVANPLRGLHRFYNGKFVTGFLWMLPLVGDIGTILDLFLIPSLVQEYESRTKAKYGLSPRGVPLESSPAITETMTSPTHEDLKLKVLQTARDKGGVVSVEQLAVDTQIAVQDVEMLLRELEMEGLAEVNSDETGTLVYWFHDV
- a CDS encoding riboflavin synthase, with amino-acid sequence MFTGIIQTVGTINAIGSDRLEISWEAVHAPAAIAEDLAIGDSIAVDGICLTVEKILPSGFIASVSPETLRRSTLGNASGQPVNLESALRVGSKLGGHFVSGHVDGMGGLETVVETATAWEIVFGPAPDHIQTWQKHIAPYIVSKGSIAINGISLTISDCDDGGNWFRVAVIPHTYHHTNLCHLRPGSLVNLETDLLGKYAEKLLRQHVQPNSTSPHTAAREDLTPEFLAENGYC